The following coding sequences lie in one Caproicibacterium argilliputei genomic window:
- a CDS encoding carbohydrate ABC transporter permease, translating into MKTITNSVALHRRRKGMKTLKLVLTYLMLLLIAVVCAGPFLWMLSASFKSGQNIYDLSLLPTSPTMENYLGVWNFLSVPQYLLNTVIMTVASIALDVVFSALCAYPLACMKFKGRDAILSLLIASMIIPAAAGMVINYLTISSMHLLNTLTGAIIPGAVKVFSIILLRQAYLGVPKELIEAARIDGAREMRIWGQIMVPGILPTISTVVIFDFIGKWNEFLWPVIVLQDPAKYPLATALQYLNGSFNYKFGYIAAGAIISIIPVIIVFVLCQKNYIEAVSGAIKG; encoded by the coding sequence ATGAAAACCATAACCAATTCCGTGGCTCTGCACCGGCGGCGCAAGGGAATGAAAACTTTGAAATTGGTTCTGACTTACCTCATGCTGCTGCTGATTGCAGTGGTGTGCGCGGGGCCGTTCCTTTGGATGCTGAGCGCCTCCTTTAAGTCCGGTCAGAATATTTACGACCTGAGCCTTCTGCCGACTTCCCCGACGATGGAAAATTATTTGGGTGTTTGGAACTTCCTTTCCGTACCGCAGTATCTGCTCAATACGGTGATTATGACCGTGGCGAGCATCGCGCTGGATGTGGTGTTTTCCGCGCTGTGCGCGTACCCGCTGGCGTGCATGAAGTTTAAAGGCCGCGACGCGATTTTAAGCCTGCTGATTGCTTCTATGATTATTCCGGCGGCGGCAGGGATGGTCATCAATTACCTGACGATTTCCTCCATGCATCTGCTCAACACCCTGACCGGCGCGATTATTCCCGGCGCGGTAAAGGTTTTCAGCATCATTCTGCTGCGGCAGGCGTACCTGGGGGTGCCGAAAGAGCTGATTGAAGCGGCACGCATTGACGGCGCACGCGAAATGCGCATTTGGGGACAAATCATGGTGCCGGGCATTTTGCCAACCATCAGCACGGTTGTTATTTTTGATTTCATCGGCAAGTGGAACGAATTTTTGTGGCCTGTCATCGTCCTGCAGGACCCGGCGAAGTATCCGCTGGCAACTGCCCTGCAGTACCTGAACGGCTCCTTTAACTACAAATTCGGCTACATTGCCGCCGGTGCGATTATTTCCATTATTCCGGTTATCATCGTCTTTGTCCTTTGCCAGAAAAACTATATCGAAGCCGTCAGCGGCGCAATCAAAGGATAA
- a CDS encoding GNAT family N-acetyltransferase — protein MYPEYSVWIEIQANKKTICNPADFRSQMQKCARAGIGSVILSVKDTSGFAIYNSRFAPHYARYDTTFVPGKDYLAQCLAILKELGMHCYASIDIFAEGNKQRPHPAMHGLLHPDWQTDVYGLDAQGAAHVQSVTDPQPLRTLGSIDDFGEIFVNPAKEEVRGYELSLLEELMDGYDIDGIALDRVRYVGLSSDFGALTRKKWEAFTGRSSAGWPTSVYQLEPDGGELRLVPGADFGSFLEFRAQTIRQFVEQVRALVDRYDGKFRFLDYTGSWYPLYHQVGANWASAQYVPEKEYPWVNPQAYAQTGYAELLDGLLSGFYYPEVREADAAAADRPAWWYSVEGSARMAKTVTRGVAPVFGGLFLEQYAQDLAAMPEAVQMCFARSAGCMLFDLSYLEQNNWWPLVGVDADGVPQLRPLQESDLPALEMLWRRSFPPAFAMRQNDLRARIFGDPDFCAEASFTLKKADGTLLGAVVGKAFHEDVELYRHAGCLSALLVDPALQNRGFGTQLFFACERALRRQGIGKIFLGQEFCNFFSGIPAPTPEKLRFFANLGCTNNTEDHYDLTADITNNPLIDRFDTAPFAQKFSTEQLSPVEKEALFAFLDREFPGRWALEAREQLAQGRQEPYFVLLKDKAGQVQGFCHVSVKEDGSGGLGPIGIAKAVRGHCVGEYLQRQSFMHLRSLGAREVCIDWTILKDFYGKFGFQPVRTYRGSWKQVQEK, from the coding sequence ATGTATCCGGAATATTCTGTATGGATTGAAATTCAGGCAAACAAAAAGACCATCTGCAATCCGGCTGATTTTCGCAGCCAGATGCAGAAATGCGCGCGCGCAGGCATTGGCTCTGTGATTTTAAGCGTAAAGGATACCAGCGGCTTTGCCATTTACAACAGCAGATTTGCACCGCATTATGCGCGGTATGATACCACCTTTGTGCCGGGGAAGGACTACCTTGCCCAGTGTCTTGCGATTCTTAAAGAGTTGGGAATGCACTGCTATGCTTCCATCGACATTTTTGCCGAAGGGAACAAGCAGCGTCCGCACCCTGCGATGCATGGCCTGCTGCACCCGGACTGGCAGACGGATGTGTATGGTTTGGACGCGCAGGGCGCTGCCCATGTGCAGTCGGTCACAGACCCGCAGCCGCTGCGGACGTTGGGCAGCATTGATGATTTCGGCGAGATTTTTGTAAATCCGGCAAAGGAGGAAGTGCGCGGCTACGAACTTTCTCTGCTGGAAGAACTGATGGATGGGTACGACATCGACGGCATTGCACTGGACCGTGTGCGCTACGTTGGGCTAAGCTCCGACTTTGGTGCGCTCACGCGCAAAAAGTGGGAAGCATTTACCGGCAGGAGCAGCGCCGGCTGGCCAACGTCCGTTTATCAGCTGGAGCCGGACGGCGGGGAACTGCGGCTGGTTCCGGGGGCGGATTTCGGAAGCTTCCTGGAGTTCCGCGCCCAAACCATCCGGCAGTTTGTGGAGCAGGTGCGGGCATTGGTTGACCGATATGACGGAAAGTTTCGCTTTCTGGACTACACCGGTTCCTGGTATCCGCTGTACCACCAGGTCGGCGCAAACTGGGCTTCCGCGCAGTATGTGCCGGAAAAAGAGTATCCGTGGGTAAACCCGCAGGCTTACGCCCAAACCGGTTATGCGGAGCTTTTGGATGGCTTGCTTTCCGGATTCTATTATCCGGAAGTGCGGGAAGCAGACGCGGCGGCAGCGGACCGCCCCGCGTGGTGGTACAGCGTGGAAGGCTCCGCACGTATGGCAAAAACAGTGACGCGGGGCGTGGCGCCGGTGTTTGGCGGGCTGTTTCTGGAGCAGTACGCGCAGGACTTAGCCGCTATGCCGGAAGCGGTGCAAATGTGCTTTGCACGTTCGGCGGGCTGTATGCTGTTTGACCTTTCGTATTTGGAACAAAACAACTGGTGGCCGCTGGTGGGTGTGGATGCAGATGGTGTGCCGCAGCTGCGGCCACTGCAGGAAAGCGACCTGCCTGCATTGGAAATGCTGTGGCGGCGCAGTTTTCCACCCGCGTTTGCCATGCGGCAAAACGATTTGCGGGCGCGCATTTTCGGCGACCCGGACTTTTGCGCCGAGGCTTCCTTTACCCTGAAAAAAGCGGACGGTACCCTGCTTGGCGCGGTGGTGGGCAAGGCTTTTCACGAAGATGTGGAGCTTTACCGGCATGCGGGCTGCCTGAGTGCTTTGCTGGTTGACCCAGCGCTGCAAAACCGCGGCTTCGGCACGCAGTTATTTTTCGCCTGCGAACGGGCACTGCGCCGGCAAGGCATCGGAAAGATTTTTCTGGGGCAGGAATTTTGCAATTTCTTTTCCGGTATCCCGGCGCCTACGCCGGAAAAGCTCCGCTTTTTCGCAAACCTCGGCTGTACCAACAACACGGAAGACCACTATGACCTCACGGCGGATATTACGAACAATCCGTTGATTGACCGCTTTGATACGGCGCCGTTTGCGCAGAAGTTTTCCACGGAACAGCTTTCTCCGGTGGAAAAGGAAGCGCTCTTTGCGTTCCTTGACCGCGAGTTTCCGGGCCGCTGGGCGCTGGAAGCGCGGGAACAACTTGCACAGGGCCGGCAGGAGCCGTATTTTGTACTGCTGAAAGACAAAGCGGGGCAGGTGCAGGGGTTCTGCCATGTTTCTGTGAAAGAGGACGGCAGCGGCGGTCTGGGCCCCATCGGCATTGCCAAAGCGGTGCGTGGGCACTGCGTCGGCGAATATCTGCAGCGGCAGTCCTTCATGCATCTGCGCTCCCTTGGGGCGCGGGAAGTGTGCATCGACTGGACTATTTTAAAAGATTTTTACGGAAAGTTCGGCTTTCAGCCGGTTAGAACCTACCGGGGAAGCTGGAAGCAGGTGCAGGAAAAATGA